A genomic segment from Rubrobacter tropicus encodes:
- a CDS encoding ABC transporter substrate-binding protein, which yields MTSRHALTRRDFLRMTGAGLAGASLLGAAGCGGGGTTGARAGAGMWKQYAGTTLSFVSENTAPTSAIGANLGEFEKLTGIKVNILQLELTSLVQKVALDIGSGLGSYQILYADPYQILAPYHGALADLNEFDADENLPSIERGVDDFIPAQLAAAGRFEDEKTLYGLPYDCPTMIWMYRKDLFEKHGERMRQDLGFDPMPSESSTWDEYFRIARWFNDNADEVPYGTGHQAKQHDSLMNDFSNVLWSYGGDYFDNPNVGSLGASDPGPSILDEPKSVEGAEFYKKLLEIAHPSSTSWDWNALDEAFRAGQVAMAPNWHEFAAGIVDSSIGKDVGFAPLPKGPARQSGMWGGTGLSVNGASPAEEQRAAWLFLVWATSPETQLMGLKSDVGGGTPTRSSLYERPDVKKAMEPPSEMPNMLTYDAVATSWKPDNIGLRPKIPAWNECDTIIFTELSSMLVSGKSPEEAMKTAKQGFDEANTRVQNLASSGRGGVA from the coding sequence ATGACTTCGAGACACGCTCTTACCAGGCGCGATTTCTTGAGGATGACGGGAGCAGGTCTGGCGGGGGCCTCGCTCTTGGGGGCCGCCGGATGCGGCGGCGGCGGCACGACCGGGGCGCGGGCCGGTGCCGGCATGTGGAAGCAATACGCCGGCACGACGCTGAGCTTCGTATCCGAGAACACCGCGCCGACCTCGGCCATCGGGGCCAACCTGGGCGAGTTCGAGAAGCTGACCGGTATCAAGGTAAACATCCTCCAGCTGGAGCTCACCTCCCTCGTCCAGAAGGTCGCTTTGGACATAGGAAGCGGGCTCGGTTCGTACCAGATCCTGTACGCCGACCCGTACCAGATCCTGGCCCCCTACCACGGCGCCCTGGCCGACCTCAACGAGTTCGACGCCGACGAGAACCTCCCTTCCATCGAGCGCGGCGTGGACGACTTCATCCCCGCGCAGCTCGCCGCGGCCGGACGCTTCGAGGACGAAAAGACGCTCTACGGCCTCCCCTACGACTGCCCGACCATGATCTGGATGTACCGCAAGGACCTCTTCGAGAAGCACGGCGAAAGGATGCGCCAGGACCTCGGCTTCGACCCGATGCCCTCGGAATCCTCGACCTGGGATGAGTACTTCCGGATCGCCAGGTGGTTCAACGACAACGCCGACGAGGTCCCGTACGGGACGGGCCACCAGGCCAAGCAGCACGACTCCCTGATGAACGACTTCTCGAACGTCCTCTGGTCCTACGGCGGCGACTACTTCGACAACCCGAACGTCGGCAGCCTCGGCGCCTCCGACCCGGGTCCCTCCATCCTGGACGAACCGAAGTCCGTCGAGGGGGCGGAGTTCTACAAGAAGCTGTTGGAGATCGCGCACCCTTCCAGCACCTCCTGGGACTGGAACGCGCTGGACGAGGCCTTCAGGGCCGGGCAGGTTGCGATGGCGCCCAACTGGCACGAGTTCGCCGCCGGCATCGTCGACTCCTCTATCGGCAAGGACGTCGGCTTCGCGCCGCTGCCGAAGGGCCCGGCGCGGCAGTCAGGCATGTGGGGCGGCACGGGGCTCTCGGTAAACGGGGCCTCGCCCGCGGAAGAGCAGCGGGCGGCGTGGCTCTTTCTGGTGTGGGCGACCTCGCCGGAGACGCAGCTCATGGGGCTCAAGAGCGACGTCGGCGGCGGGACGCCCACCCGGTCCTCCCTCTACGAGAGGCCGGACGTCAAGAAGGCGATGGAGCCGCCCTCGGAGATGCCGAACATGCTCACCTACGACGCCGTCGCCACTTCCTGGAAGCCAGACAACATCGGGCTCAGGCCCAAGATACCGGCCTGGAACGAGTGCGACACCATAATCTTCACGGAGCTCTCCAGCATGCTCGTGAGCGGCAAGTCGCCCGAGGAGGCCATGAAGACGGCCAAGCAGGGCTTCGACGAGGCGAACACGCGGGTCCAGAACCTCGCCTCCAGCGGGAGAGGAGGCGTGGCCTAA
- a CDS encoding Crp/Fnr family transcriptional regulator: MSEPSAERIRLLSLVDIFEPLSGEEIERLDGRLPDRHVESGEIFYGPQDLSERLFILQKGKARIFRTAPDGREFTLAVVESGTVFGEMALAGLQPEGAYAQAVEPSMVSTILKEDLEQLVLEKPEVGLQIMRVLSERLRRQESRLEDATMKDVHARLAGIILLLVESEGVRSGTGYKIPVHYTHERLGTMIGANRVAVTRAFGLLQDKGVVELRRRLIHVTDIEALKRSAAYGDAQEAR, from the coding sequence TTGTCGGAGCCAAGCGCGGAGAGGATTAGGCTCCTCTCTTTGGTGGACATCTTCGAGCCACTCTCCGGAGAAGAGATAGAGCGCCTCGACGGCCGGCTCCCCGACCGCCACGTGGAAAGCGGCGAAATCTTCTACGGACCCCAGGACCTCTCGGAGAGGCTCTTCATCCTCCAGAAGGGCAAGGCCAGGATCTTCAGGACCGCCCCCGACGGGCGGGAGTTCACCCTCGCGGTGGTGGAGTCCGGGACCGTGTTCGGCGAGATGGCGCTCGCGGGCCTGCAGCCCGAGGGGGCCTACGCCCAGGCGGTCGAGCCCTCGATGGTCTCCACGATACTAAAGGAAGACCTGGAGCAGTTGGTGTTGGAGAAGCCGGAGGTGGGCCTGCAGATAATGCGGGTCCTTAGCGAGCGCCTGCGCCGCCAGGAGTCGCGCCTCGAGGACGCCACCATGAAGGACGTCCACGCCCGCCTGGCGGGCATCATCTTGCTCCTGGTCGAGAGCGAGGGCGTCAGGAGCGGCACGGGCTACAAGATTCCCGTCCACTACACCCATGAGAGGCTGGGCACCATGATAGGGGCCAACCGCGTGGCCGTCACCCGCGCCTTCGGGCTGCTCCAGGACAAGGGGGTCGTGGAGCTCAGGCGGCGTCTGATCCACGTGACAGACATCGAGGCCCTCAAGAGATCGGCCGCTTACGGGGATGCTCAGGAGGCGCGCTAG
- a CDS encoding thioredoxin family protein, with protein sequence MKARQLLLAALHPRLPVEGQLPSLGGATGWLNSEPLTAAGLRGKVVLVDFWTYTCINWLRQLPYVRAWAQKYGDQGLAVVGVHTPEFEFERNFDNVRRAAKDMRVEYPVAIDSDYAIWRAFDNRYWPALYFVDAQGHVRHHQFGEGEYEQSEMIVQRLLAEAGNGGVGHELVSVDARGVEAAADWGSLGSPENYVGYERTENFASPGGAVLDRRRVYAFPARLRLNHWALSGDWTVERQATVLNEANGRIAYRFRARDLHLVMGPAARGTTARFRVLIDGQPPGAAHGIDVDDQGNGTVTEQRLYQLIRQPKPNADRRFEIEFLDSGVEAFAFTFG encoded by the coding sequence GTGAAAGCAAGACAGCTCTTGCTCGCTGCGCTACACCCCAGGTTACCCGTGGAGGGCCAGTTGCCTTCTCTCGGCGGCGCGACCGGGTGGCTCAACTCGGAGCCGTTGACGGCGGCCGGCCTGCGCGGAAAAGTCGTCCTCGTCGACTTCTGGACCTACACCTGCATCAATTGGCTGCGCCAGCTTCCCTACGTCCGCGCCTGGGCCCAGAAATACGGGGACCAAGGGTTGGCGGTGGTCGGCGTGCACACGCCCGAGTTCGAATTCGAGAGAAACTTCGATAACGTCCGCCGAGCCGCGAAGGACATGAGGGTGGAATATCCGGTGGCGATCGATAGCGACTATGCGATATGGCGTGCTTTCGACAACAGGTATTGGCCCGCCCTCTATTTCGTCGATGCGCAGGGGCATGTTCGACATCATCAATTCGGCGAGGGCGAATACGAACAGTCGGAGATGATCGTTCAGCGACTGCTGGCCGAGGCCGGAAACGGCGGCGTCGGTCACGAACTGGTTTCGGTCGATGCCCGTGGTGTTGAGGCCGCCGCCGATTGGGGCAGCCTGGGGTCTCCGGAGAACTATGTCGGCTATGAGCGCACCGAGAACTTCGCGTCTCCCGGAGGTGCGGTATTGGACAGGCGTCGGGTATACGCTTTCCCGGCGCGGTTGAGGCTAAATCATTGGGCCCTCTCGGGTGATTGGACGGTGGAGAGACAGGCCACGGTGCTGAACGAGGCCAACGGGCGGATCGCGTACCGCTTTCGCGCCCGCGATCTCCATCTCGTCATGGGACCGGCAGCGCGAGGAACTACCGCGCGGTTTCGCGTGCTCATCGACGGACAGCCGCCGGGAGCTGCCCACGGAATCGACGTCGACGACCAGGGCAACGGCACGGTCACCGAACAGCGGCTGTATCAGCTGATCCGGCAACCAAAGCCAAACGCTGATCGACGGTTCGAGATCGAGTTTCTCGATTCGGGCGTGGAGGCTTTTGCGTTCACGTTCGGCTGA
- a CDS encoding carbohydrate ABC transporter permease, which yields MASNTTEKGGGRRGISLETKMLLPALVLLAVLSLFPFVYIIFMSFNTVSLIGGISFEWTGMENWTRLFTDSVVLGSWARSAIYFIATVGIEMVLGVGIALLLNEIIAGRYAALSLILMPMFVAPVIVGLLGRFLTDSTYGLYAYFLNATGLYTQDILGTPGSALLAVILMDVWEWTPLITLIVLAGLSSVPVSVLEAANIDGANYWQRLRHMVWPSIAGVVIVALLIRSMDAIRYFDIIFVTTNGGPGNATKIIPIRLYETAFRFFDLGYAAAIGLGMLAFSIIVANLFMRILKNRGLAK from the coding sequence ATGGCGTCCAACACCACCGAAAAGGGCGGCGGCCGGCGGGGGATCTCCCTGGAGACGAAGATGCTGTTGCCGGCGCTCGTCCTACTGGCGGTCCTCTCCCTCTTCCCGTTCGTCTACATAATCTTCATGAGCTTCAACACCGTCTCGCTCATAGGAGGCATCTCCTTCGAGTGGACGGGGATGGAGAACTGGACGCGGCTGTTCACCGACAGCGTCGTGCTCGGGAGCTGGGCCCGGAGCGCTATCTACTTTATAGCGACCGTAGGTATCGAGATGGTGCTTGGGGTAGGCATCGCGCTGCTCCTGAACGAGATCATCGCGGGACGCTACGCGGCCCTCTCCCTCATCCTCATGCCGATGTTCGTGGCGCCCGTTATAGTCGGCCTCCTCGGGCGCTTCCTGACCGACTCGACCTACGGCCTCTACGCGTACTTCCTGAACGCCACGGGCCTCTACACCCAGGACATCCTCGGCACGCCGGGCTCGGCGTTACTCGCGGTCATACTCATGGACGTGTGGGAGTGGACGCCCTTGATCACCCTCATAGTCCTCGCGGGCCTCTCGTCGGTTCCGGTCTCGGTCCTCGAGGCCGCCAACATAGACGGGGCCAACTACTGGCAGCGGCTGCGGCACATGGTCTGGCCCTCCATAGCGGGGGTGGTCATAGTGGCGCTGTTGATCCGTTCGATGGACGCAATCCGCTACTTCGACATCATCTTCGTGACCACCAACGGGGGGCCTGGAAACGCCACCAAGATCATCCCGATCCGGCTCTACGAGACGGCCTTCCGCTTCTTCGACCTGGGCTACGCGGCGGCAATAGGACTCGGCATGCTAGCCTTTTCCATAATCGTCGCGAACCTGTTTATGCGCATCCTCAAGAACAGGGGGCTCGCCAAATGA
- a CDS encoding epoxide hydrolase family protein, protein MTHLVGGGVEVRPFRIDVPEEDLADLRRRILATRWPSKELVEDRSQGVQLATMQELARYWATDYDWRQGEARLNALPQFVTEIDGVDIHFIHVRSPHESALPLIMTHGWPGSVVELLETVGPLTDPTAHGGRAEDAFDLVLPSLPGYGFSGEPTELGWGVGRVARAWAELMRRLGYPRYVAQGGDVGAGVSDAMGRQAPEGLLGIHMNLLVTALGGPQPADTEPERAAAAALAEFQATGFAYFLEQATRPQTIGYALLDSPVALAAWMLDHDTDSYYKMSRAFVEGQPTGNLTRDHILDNITLYWLTGTGASAARSYWESYGAAAVAAVAAQPPPEVSVPVGFTTFPGEIWAAPRSWVGGSYGTLTYFNEVDRGGHFAAWEEPALFADEVRAAFRSLR, encoded by the coding sequence ATGACGCATCTAGTTGGGGGAGGGGTCGAAGTCCGCCCATTCCGCATCGACGTTCCGGAGGAGGACCTGGCCGACCTCCGCCGACGGATTCTCGCGACGCGCTGGCCCAGCAAGGAGCTCGTCGAAGATCGGTCGCAGGGCGTGCAGCTCGCGACGATGCAGGAGCTCGCACGCTACTGGGCCACAGATTACGATTGGCGCCAGGGCGAGGCGAGACTGAATGCGCTGCCGCAGTTCGTGACCGAGATCGACGGGGTCGACATCCACTTCATCCACGTCAGGTCGCCGCACGAGAGCGCGCTGCCGCTGATCATGACGCACGGCTGGCCCGGCTCGGTCGTCGAGCTGCTGGAGACGGTCGGCCCGCTCACCGACCCGACCGCGCACGGTGGACGCGCCGAGGACGCGTTCGACCTCGTGCTGCCGTCCCTGCCCGGGTACGGCTTCTCCGGCGAGCCGACCGAGCTCGGCTGGGGTGTCGGTCGCGTAGCGCGCGCCTGGGCGGAGCTGATGCGGCGCCTCGGCTACCCCCGGTACGTCGCCCAGGGCGGCGACGTGGGCGCCGGGGTCAGCGACGCGATGGGCCGCCAGGCGCCCGAGGGGTTGCTCGGCATCCACATGAACCTGCTCGTGACGGCGCTGGGCGGTCCCCAGCCGGCCGACACCGAGCCCGAACGCGCGGCGGCGGCCGCGCTCGCCGAGTTCCAGGCCACCGGCTTCGCCTACTTCCTGGAGCAGGCCACCCGGCCGCAGACGATCGGCTACGCCCTGCTGGACTCACCCGTCGCCCTGGCGGCCTGGATGCTCGACCACGACACGGACAGCTACTACAAGATGTCGCGCGCCTTCGTCGAGGGGCAGCCGACGGGCAATCTCACCCGCGACCACATCCTCGACAACATCACGCTGTACTGGCTGACCGGCACCGGGGCATCGGCGGCCCGGTCGTACTGGGAGAGCTACGGGGCCGCCGCCGTCGCGGCCGTGGCCGCCCAGCCTCCTCCCGAGGTCTCGGTCCCGGTGGGCTTCACCACCTTCCCCGGTGAGATCTGGGCGGCCCCGCGCAGCTGGGTCGGGGGGTCGTACGGCACCCTCACCTACTTCAACGAGGTCGACAGGGGCGGCCACTTCGCCGCGTGGGAAGAGCCGGCGCTCTTCGCTGACGAGGTCCGAGCGGCGTTCAGGTCACTGCGCTAG
- a CDS encoding SDR family NAD(P)-dependent oxidoreductase — protein MENDRFSLEGKVAVITGAGGGLGHEISRLLRSAGAEIVASDLNEGPGRAVADELGGTFVQTDVTDPDSVRALIRSVLDAHGRVDVMVNNAGIAHNVPSEEATDEDWRRVVSVNLDGVFWCCREAGKAMLERGSGSIVNIASMSGMVSNYPQPQAAYNAAKAGVIVLTKSLAGEWAQRGVRVNAISPGYIRTNMTAGGIANEEWYRVWLDKTPMGRVAEPQEIAPAALYLASDASSFTTGTNLVVDGGYTSW, from the coding sequence ATGGAGAACGACAGGTTTTCGCTGGAAGGCAAGGTGGCGGTGATCACCGGCGCCGGGGGCGGCCTGGGGCATGAGATCTCGCGCCTGCTCCGGTCCGCCGGGGCCGAGATCGTGGCCTCCGACCTCAACGAGGGGCCGGGCCGGGCCGTGGCGGACGAGCTCGGGGGCACGTTCGTCCAGACGGACGTGACAGACCCGGACTCCGTGCGGGCCCTGATCCGGTCCGTCCTCGACGCGCACGGGCGCGTGGACGTGATGGTCAACAATGCCGGCATCGCCCACAACGTCCCCTCCGAGGAGGCCACGGACGAGGACTGGCGCAGGGTCGTCTCCGTCAACCTCGACGGCGTCTTCTGGTGCTGCCGCGAGGCGGGCAAGGCCATGCTGGAACGGGGCTCCGGTTCCATAGTCAACATCGCCTCGATGTCCGGGATGGTCTCCAACTACCCCCAGCCCCAGGCCGCGTACAACGCCGCCAAGGCCGGCGTCATCGTCCTTACCAAGTCGCTGGCGGGCGAGTGGGCCCAGCGCGGCGTCCGGGTCAACGCCATCTCCCCAGGCTACATAAGGACGAACATGACGGCCGGCGGCATCGCCAACGAGGAGTGGTACAGGGTGTGGCTCGACAAGACCCCGATGGGCCGCGTCGCCGAGCCCCAGGAGATAGCGCCCGCCGCCCTCTACCTCGCCTCCGACGCCAGCAGCTTCACCACCGGCACGAACCTCGTGGTCGATGGGGGCTACACGTCCTGGTAA
- a CDS encoding META domain-containing protein: MWVRALLVTAMALVAACGNTDASDPTGNTEAREESSGEPTAYADTTASADERVDLSGTKWALTELEGRGLIGGTQITLNFRNDGLAGNAGCNFYRAAEVRLGNGTMETSTISATEMACGKTEGGVMDQEQRYLRALGEAASYRLVEDRLEIQNGAGEKILLFEKEKA, from the coding sequence TTGTGGGTTCGGGCATTGTTGGTCACGGCAATGGCGCTCGTCGCCGCTTGCGGCAACACCGACGCTTCGGACCCGACCGGAAATACCGAAGCTCGGGAGGAGAGTTCGGGCGAACCGACCGCGTACGCCGACACGACGGCCAGCGCCGACGAAAGGGTAGATCTCTCGGGCACGAAGTGGGCGCTGACGGAGCTAGAGGGACGCGGGCTCATCGGGGGGACGCAGATCACCCTGAACTTCCGAAATGACGGCCTGGCCGGAAACGCCGGGTGCAACTTCTACAGAGCAGCCGAGGTGAGGCTCGGCAATGGAACCATGGAGACCTCCACGATCAGCGCTACCGAGATGGCCTGCGGCAAGACCGAGGGCGGGGTGATGGATCAAGAACAACGGTACCTGCGCGCCCTTGGCGAGGCCGCCTCCTACCGGCTGGTAGAGGACCGGCTGGAGATCCAAAACGGCGCGGGCGAGAAGATCCTACTCTTCGAGAAGGAGAAAGCATGA
- a CDS encoding NAD(P)-dependent alcohol dehydrogenase, with translation MNNKAAVMYGTRDVRVEEREVPEPGPKEVLVEIRAVGVCGSDVHYYEEGRIGSFIVEEPMILGHESMGTVVGLGGEATRHKEGDRVTLEPGIPDGTCRECRAGRYNLCPNVRFFATPPIDGAFANYVAIHEDFAFALPETLSDDAGALMEPLSVGIWANRKAGTKAGDHVLVTGAGPIGLVSLQVALAEGATQVTVTDVAPERLEMARKMGATRTMNVAEEPLEEAGIEADSLIECSGNPTALGDGIRSLRPAGTAVVVGMGPNEETSVPLAFVQTREIWVTGTFRYANTYPAAIELAATGKVDLDALVTSRFDLDHAADALQASRKDAGNVKPMVVPNAGA, from the coding sequence ATGAACAACAAGGCGGCGGTCATGTACGGAACCCGCGACGTGCGCGTCGAGGAGCGGGAGGTCCCGGAGCCGGGGCCGAAGGAGGTCCTGGTCGAGATCCGGGCCGTCGGCGTCTGCGGGTCGGACGTCCACTACTACGAGGAAGGCCGCATCGGCTCGTTTATCGTGGAAGAGCCCATGATCCTGGGCCACGAGTCCATGGGCACGGTGGTCGGGCTCGGCGGCGAGGCCACCAGGCACAAAGAAGGCGACCGCGTAACCCTCGAACCCGGCATACCGGACGGGACCTGCCGGGAGTGCCGCGCCGGGCGCTACAACCTCTGCCCCAACGTCCGCTTCTTCGCCACCCCGCCGATAGACGGCGCGTTCGCCAACTACGTGGCGATTCACGAGGACTTCGCCTTCGCGCTGCCGGAGACACTCTCAGACGACGCCGGCGCGCTCATGGAGCCCCTCTCGGTCGGGATATGGGCCAACCGCAAGGCCGGCACGAAGGCCGGCGACCACGTCCTCGTGACCGGGGCAGGCCCGATCGGGCTCGTCTCCCTCCAGGTAGCCCTCGCGGAGGGCGCCACGCAGGTTACCGTCACAGACGTCGCCCCGGAGAGGTTGGAGATGGCCCGCAAGATGGGGGCCACGAGGACCATGAACGTCGCGGAAGAGCCGCTGGAGGAGGCCGGTATCGAGGCGGACTCGCTCATAGAGTGCTCCGGGAACCCGACGGCGCTCGGCGACGGCATCCGATCCCTGCGGCCCGCGGGCACGGCAGTGGTGGTCGGTATGGGGCCGAACGAGGAGACGAGCGTGCCGCTCGCTTTCGTCCAGACGCGTGAGATCTGGGTGACCGGAACCTTCCGCTACGCCAACACCTATCCGGCCGCCATAGAGCTCGCCGCCACCGGCAAGGTCGACCTCGACGCGCTCGTAACCAGCCGCTTCGACCTCGACCACGCCGCGGACGCCCTCCAGGCCAGCCGCAAGGACGCCGGAAACGTCAAACCGATGGTCGTCCCGAACGCGGGCGCGTAA
- a CDS encoding alpha/beta fold hydrolase produces MSMSPQDGSRPTVVLVHGAFADASSWAGVVERLQAGGIRVTAPANPLRGISIDSAYIASFFDQIPGPVLAVGHSYGSAVITNAAANADNVGGLVYIAAFAPDEGERLADIESTSKDSVLNAALVPFQYPTGRGAETAVEFAIDPAKFHDAFAADLPGEQTAVMAATQRPVAELAFSEPSGVPAWKNLPSWAVVPTGDKAAGSDVVRSMAERAGATITEIEGSHVIMISQPQVVADAILTAVAAAPGRRDNAVSGKDDVETLVCVVASPG; encoded by the coding sequence ATGAGCATGAGCCCGCAGGATGGATCCAGGCCCACCGTCGTCCTCGTGCACGGCGCTTTTGCCGATGCTTCGAGCTGGGCCGGCGTGGTCGAGCGGCTGCAGGCGGGCGGGATACGGGTTACGGCCCCCGCGAACCCGCTACGCGGCATCTCCATCGACTCCGCCTACATCGCCAGCTTCTTCGACCAGATCCCCGGCCCGGTCCTCGCAGTCGGCCACTCGTACGGCAGCGCGGTGATCACCAACGCCGCCGCCAACGCCGACAACGTCGGCGGTCTGGTCTACATCGCCGCCTTCGCCCCGGACGAAGGCGAGCGCCTGGCAGATATCGAAAGCACCTCGAAGGACAGCGTCTTGAATGCGGCCCTGGTCCCGTTTCAGTACCCGACGGGACGGGGCGCGGAGACGGCCGTGGAGTTCGCCATCGATCCCGCGAAGTTCCACGACGCCTTCGCCGCCGACCTGCCCGGCGAGCAGACCGCCGTGATGGCCGCCACCCAGCGCCCCGTCGCCGAGCTGGCGTTCTCCGAGCCGTCCGGGGTGCCCGCCTGGAAGAACCTGCCGTCCTGGGCCGTGGTCCCCACCGGCGACAAGGCGGCAGGTTCCGACGTCGTGCGTTCCATGGCCGAGCGTGCCGGGGCCACGATCACCGAGATCGAGGGCTCCCACGTGATCATGATCTCGCAGCCACAGGTCGTCGCGGACGCGATCCTCACCGCGGTCGCAGCGGCCCCCGGCAGGAGGGACAACGCGGTGTCCGGTAAGGACGATGTCGAGACGCTCGTGTGCGTGGTGGCCTCGCCCGGATGA
- a CDS encoding DUF2007 domain-containing protein has translation MAERWAKVAVAPNETDALLMDGVLKDAGIPSLIQRAAGFDAPDFLAAGPRDVLVPGSLMEEARQVLEDTTGLGSYAP, from the coding sequence ATGGCAGAGAGGTGGGCGAAGGTGGCCGTGGCCCCCAACGAAACCGACGCGCTGCTGATGGACGGCGTGCTGAAGGACGCCGGCATCCCGTCGCTGATCCAACGCGCGGCAGGCTTCGATGCGCCGGACTTCCTGGCTGCCGGTCCGAGGGACGTGCTGGTGCCGGGTTCGTTGATGGAAGAAGCCAGGCAGGTACTCGAAGACACCACGGGGCTCGGGTCGTACGCGCCGTAG
- a CDS encoding carbohydrate ABC transporter permease, protein MRHGTVTKVLLYAALALVLLWTVVPLVWMVLSSFKSPNDLLATTPSLFFTPTLEHYGALFQSGLWGYVQNSLLAAGISTIIAVTLGCLAGYGLSRAHFRGKDHVAFWIISTRMAPIAAVILPLFILFRYAGLLDSTLGLIIAYLTFNLPFAIWIMNAFFADLPPSLEEAAMVEGATRFEAFWRIALPLTAPGIVTTAILCLVFSWNDYAFAVTFAGPDSQTLPIAASQLNTQTGLNWGQLTAIGTIVVAPMILVGLAVRRYLVKGLTLGAVTGE, encoded by the coding sequence ATGAGGCACGGAACCGTAACGAAAGTGCTCCTCTACGCGGCGCTCGCGCTCGTCCTCCTGTGGACGGTCGTACCACTCGTATGGATGGTGCTCTCCTCGTTCAAGTCCCCGAACGACCTGCTGGCGACCACGCCGTCGCTGTTTTTCACCCCGACGCTCGAGCACTACGGGGCCCTGTTCCAGAGCGGGCTGTGGGGCTACGTCCAGAACAGCCTGCTCGCGGCCGGCATCTCGACGATCATAGCCGTCACTTTAGGGTGCCTGGCGGGTTACGGGCTCTCGCGGGCGCACTTTCGGGGCAAGGACCACGTGGCGTTCTGGATCATCTCGACCAGAATGGCACCCATAGCCGCCGTGATCCTGCCGCTCTTCATCCTCTTCCGCTACGCGGGCCTGCTCGACTCGACGCTCGGCCTCATCATCGCGTACCTGACCTTCAACCTGCCCTTCGCGATCTGGATCATGAACGCCTTCTTCGCCGACCTGCCGCCCTCGTTGGAGGAGGCGGCGATGGTGGAGGGCGCCACCCGGTTCGAGGCGTTCTGGCGCATCGCGCTCCCACTGACCGCGCCGGGCATCGTGACCACGGCCATCCTCTGCCTCGTCTTCTCCTGGAACGACTACGCCTTCGCCGTGACCTTCGCGGGACCCGACAGCCAGACGCTGCCCATAGCCGCCTCCCAGCTCAACACCCAGACGGGCCTCAACTGGGGACAGCTCACGGCCATAGGCACCATCGTCGTCGCGCCCATGATCCTGGTAGGGCTCGCCGTCCGACGATACCTGGTAAAGGGCCTGACCCTCGGCGCGGTCACGGGAGAGTAG